A stretch of the Fusobacterium varium genome encodes the following:
- the glgX gene encoding glycogen debranching enzyme: MCVWEVGVPKLGVTVENEGINFAVFAKNKKKVVLNIYSSGSDLAPKKSFVLDPTMNKTGNIWHIYLKGAPAKTLYTWKLDDSPELLDPYALSYTNNRNYSRRKSIAVKKDYIRTKHLNTELEDTIIYEVHIKLFTQNFNSMVKFPGTYSGFKEKIPYLKELGITAVEFLPVYEWDDFTGNTGITNGAKLKNVWGYNPIGFFAPTKKFSKNQTLDSDDEIVEFKELVKNLHDHGIEVILDVVYNHTAEGGNGGKVYNFKAMDNKTFYMLENKDTQYKNYSGCGNTFNCNNKVVKDVIIDSLRYWYLEMGVDGFRFDLASILGRGEDGQWNETSLLNELVQDPILSQCKLISESWDLGGYYVGDMPVGWSEWNGKYRDVVRKFIKGEFGLIPELLKRIFGSPDIFKRNNRGPMSNINFVTCHDGFTMWDLVSYNNKHNLNNGENNNDGENNNNSYNYGIEGGTDDPVILEVRKRQIKNMFLILFISQGVPMLLMGDEMGRTQFGNNNAYCQNNRSTWLDWERGMKFSEITNFVKNMIKIRKKYSIFRRKNYLELSECENCDVSLHGVKLNSPDYSYYSLSIAFVLHDTETDTSFYIALNSYHGELTFELPILQNKKWHLLVDTSESEEENFKEDTKALIDRKYLVKPRSSIILISK; encoded by the coding sequence ATGTGTGTTTGGGAAGTTGGGGTTCCTAAATTAGGGGTAACCGTAGAAAATGAAGGAATTAATTTTGCTGTATTTGCTAAAAATAAAAAGAAAGTAGTTTTAAATATTTATAGTTCTGGTTCAGATTTAGCTCCTAAAAAAAGTTTCGTTTTAGACCCAACTATGAATAAAACAGGAAATATATGGCATATATATTTAAAGGGTGCTCCTGCTAAAACTTTGTATACTTGGAAATTAGATGACTCTCCTGAATTGCTAGACCCTTATGCATTGTCTTATACAAATAATAGAAATTACTCAAGAAGAAAGAGCATAGCTGTAAAAAAAGATTATATAAGAACAAAACATTTAAATACAGAGTTAGAAGATACAATTATTTATGAAGTGCATATAAAACTTTTTACTCAAAATTTTAATTCAATGGTAAAATTCCCTGGAACTTATAGTGGATTTAAAGAGAAAATACCATATTTAAAAGAATTAGGAATAACAGCAGTAGAATTTTTACCAGTATATGAATGGGATGATTTTACAGGAAATACTGGGATAACAAATGGAGCAAAATTAAAAAATGTATGGGGATATAATCCAATAGGTTTTTTTGCACCAACCAAGAAATTTTCTAAAAACCAGACTTTAGATTCTGATGATGAAATAGTAGAATTTAAAGAATTAGTAAAAAATCTTCATGACCATGGGATAGAAGTGATTTTAGATGTAGTATATAATCATACTGCTGAAGGTGGAAATGGAGGGAAAGTATATAATTTCAAAGCAATGGACAACAAAACTTTTTATATGCTTGAAAATAAAGATACCCAATATAAAAATTATTCAGGATGTGGAAATACATTTAATTGCAATAATAAAGTAGTGAAAGATGTTATCATAGATTCTTTGAGATATTGGTATCTTGAAATGGGAGTGGATGGATTTAGGTTTGATTTAGCCTCTATTCTTGGAAGAGGAGAAGATGGACAATGGAATGAAACTTCTCTTTTAAATGAATTGGTACAGGATCCTATTTTATCCCAGTGTAAATTAATTTCAGAAAGCTGGGATCTTGGTGGATACTATGTTGGAGATATGCCAGTAGGCTGGAGTGAATGGAATGGAAAATACAGAGATGTTGTCAGAAAATTTATAAAAGGAGAATTTGGATTAATACCTGAATTATTGAAAAGAATATTTGGAAGTCCTGATATTTTTAAAAGAAATAATAGAGGGCCAATGAGTAATATAAATTTTGTTACATGTCATGATGGTTTTACAATGTGGGATCTTGTAAGTTATAATAATAAACATAATCTCAATAATGGAGAAAATAATAATGATGGAGAAAATAATAATAATTCATATAATTATGGAATAGAAGGCGGTACAGATGATCCTGTTATTCTTGAAGTGAGGAAAAGACAGATTAAAAATATGTTTTTAATACTTTTTATTTCTCAAGGAGTCCCTATGTTGTTGATGGGGGATGAAATGGGAAGAACACAGTTTGGAAATAATAATGCTTACTGTCAAAATAATCGTTCTACATGGTTAGATTGGGAAAGAGGAATGAAGTTTTCTGAAATAACCAATTTTGTAAAGAATATGATAAAAATTCGTAAAAAGTATTCTATATTTAGGAGAAAAAATTATTTAGAGCTTTCAGAGTGTGAAAATTGTGATGTTTCACTTCATGGAGTAAAACTTAATTCTCCAGATTATTCATATTATTCATTAAGTATAGCATTTGTTCTTCATGATACTGAAACTGATACATCATTTTATATAGCTTTAAATTCTTATCATGGAGAATTAACATTTGAACTTCCGATTCTACAAAATAAAAAATGGCATTTATTAGTTGATACTTCTGAATCAGAAGAAGAAAATTTTAAAGAAGATACAAAAGCTTTGATTGATAGAAAATATCTTGTTAAACCAAGAAGTTCTATAATTTTAATAAGTAAGTAA
- a CDS encoding putative transcriptional regulator has protein sequence MEIFKLERCENENNRDFIYRSLRESIVRASIKPGEAISEPKLQQIFNVSRSPIREAISVLDHEGLVEVQPKKKTRVVLIDYQQIIESRFLRCIAEKEVLVNMCASKDTGLLADKLDKILDEAETKYKNNENFRTVIFDYDNMFHSAIFEYNGFSFVWRILRLNNIQYNRFLNLYLEEQLYGEFFIKDHREVAQNIRNKAVEKLVAYTQQNYERVEGYLKKLVLLHPDYFTNTHN, from the coding sequence ATGGAAATTTTTAAATTAGAAAGATGTGAAAATGAAAATAATCGTGACTTTATATACCGTTCTCTTAGAGAAAGTATTGTCAGAGCTAGTATAAAACCTGGGGAAGCAATCAGTGAACCTAAACTGCAGCAAATATTTAATGTGAGCAGAAGTCCTATTAGAGAAGCTATTTCTGTATTAGATCATGAGGGTTTAGTTGAAGTGCAGCCTAAAAAAAAGACACGTGTTGTACTTATTGATTATCAGCAAATAATAGAAAGTAGATTTCTAAGATGCATTGCCGAAAAAGAAGTTCTAGTAAATATGTGTGCTTCAAAAGATACTGGTCTTTTGGCTGATAAGTTAGATAAAATACTTGATGAAGCTGAAACTAAATATAAGAATAATGAAAACTTTCGTACTGTAATTTTTGATTATGATAATATGTTTCACTCAGCTATTTTTGAATATAATGGTTTTAGTTTTGTTTGGAGAATCCTTCGTTTAAACAATATTCAATATAACCGTTTCTTAAATCTTTACCTTGAAGAGCAGCTTTATGGGGAGTTTTTTATAAAAGATCATAGAGAAGTAGCTCAAAATATAAGAAATAAAGCTGTTGAAAAGCTAGTGGCGTATACACAACAAAACTATGAAAGAGTAGAAGGTTACCTGAAAAAATTAGTTCTACTTCATCCTGATTATTTTACTAATACTCATAATTAA
- a CDS encoding putative 2-ketoisovalerate ferredoxin reductase encodes MKKKLMKGSEVLGASAIKAGCLHFFGYPITPQNEIPEYMSKELPKIGGIFVQAESEVAAINMVYGSASTGVRCMTSSSSPGIALKQEGIAYCCGAELPCVIGSVSRGGPGLGSIQPAQSDYFQATRGGGNGDYRVIVYAPYNLQELSDLTQKAFYLADKYRNPVMILIDGTIAQMMEGVEIKDIPFPVIDKSNWAVTGKKGRKERHIITSIYLDTDTCENHNHKLFQKYAEIEKNEVEAELYLVDDAEIIIASYGTSARIVKNAINDLRKKGIKAGMIRPITLWPFPYNAFKNIPECCKAVMSVELSMGQMIQDVKLGVNGKYQVGFYGRCGGNLFDSKEVITAIEKYYKEVK; translated from the coding sequence ATGAAAAAAAAATTGATGAAAGGATCTGAAGTTTTAGGAGCTTCTGCTATCAAAGCTGGATGTCTGCATTTTTTTGGTTATCCAATCACTCCTCAAAATGAAATTCCTGAATATATGTCTAAAGAACTTCCTAAAATAGGAGGAATATTTGTTCAGGCAGAATCAGAAGTTGCTGCTATTAACATGGTCTATGGCTCTGCTTCTACAGGAGTAAGATGTATGACTTCTTCTTCTTCACCTGGGATAGCTCTAAAGCAGGAAGGAATTGCCTATTGCTGTGGTGCTGAACTTCCATGTGTCATTGGAAGTGTAAGTCGTGGAGGACCAGGTTTAGGAAGTATTCAACCAGCCCAATCAGATTATTTTCAAGCTACAAGAGGTGGAGGAAATGGGGATTATCGCGTTATTGTATATGCTCCCTATAATTTGCAGGAGCTCTCTGATTTAACTCAAAAAGCTTTCTATTTAGCTGATAAATACAGAAATCCTGTAATGATATTGATAGATGGAACTATTGCTCAAATGATGGAAGGAGTAGAAATCAAGGATATTCCATTCCCAGTTATTGATAAATCTAATTGGGCTGTAACTGGAAAAAAAGGAAGAAAAGAACGTCATATTATTACCTCTATCTACTTAGATACTGACACTTGTGAAAATCACAACCATAAACTATTTCAAAAATATGCTGAAATTGAAAAAAATGAAGTTGAAGCTGAACTATACTTGGTAGATGACGCAGAAATTATTATTGCTTCTTATGGAACATCTGCTCGTATCGTTAAAAATGCTATTAATGATTTAAGAAAAAAGGGAATAAAAGCTGGTATGATACGCCCTATTACACTTTGGCCCTTTCCATATAATGCATTCAAAAATATTCCTGAATGCTGTAAAGCGGTTATGTCAGTTGAACTTAGCATGGGACAAATGATACAAGATGTAAAACTTGGAGTTAATGGAAAATATCAAGTAGGTTTTTATGGAAGATGTGGCGGAAACCTTTTTGATAGCAAAGAAGTGATTACTGCTATAGAAAAATATTATAAAGAGGTGAAATGA
- the nadD gene encoding nicotinate-nucleotide adenylyltransferase, translating into MKIGIYGGCFNPVHYGHLNIVKYVLNQLKLDKIIVIPVGKPSHKANNLESGILRTEMCRAAFENLHNVEVSGIETDKDKISYTINTLKKIIEIYGEKNDFYEIIGEDSAYHFKEWKNYEEILKLSKVVVLRRKGYIGAIQHKNMIYLESPFFDISSTEIREKIKNKIDISNLVPEKVKKIIEEKKLYR; encoded by the coding sequence GTGAAAATAGGTATATATGGCGGCTGTTTTAATCCTGTCCATTATGGACATCTAAATATTGTGAAATATGTTCTTAATCAATTAAAACTTGATAAAATTATTGTTATTCCAGTAGGAAAACCATCCCATAAAGCTAATAATTTAGAATCAGGTATACTAAGAACTGAGATGTGCAGAGCAGCTTTTGAAAATCTCCATAATGTAGAAGTCTCAGGAATAGAAACTGATAAAGACAAAATTTCATATACAATAAATACTTTAAAAAAAATTATAGAAATATATGGTGAAAAAAATGACTTCTATGAAATAATAGGAGAAGATTCTGCTTATCATTTCAAAGAATGGAAAAATTATGAAGAAATATTAAAATTAAGCAAAGTAGTAGTTTTAAGAAGAAAAGGATACATTGGGGCAATTCAGCATAAAAATATGATTTATCTTGAGAGTCCTTTTTTTGATATTTCTTCCACTGAAATAAGAGAAAAAATAAAAAATAAAATAGATATAAGCAACCTTGTTCCTGAAAAAGTAAAAAAAATCATAGAAGAAAAAAAATTATATAGATAA
- a CDS encoding putative 2-oxoglutarate ferredoxin oxidoreductase → MGEIIFKKTEGLTEKETHYCPGCTHGIAHRLVAEVLEEMKELDNSVCVSSVGCSVLSYEYFNVDAVEAAHGRAPAVATGIKRSLKDTNTLVFTYQGDGDLASIGLGETMSAAVRGENITIIFMNNAIYGMTGGQMAPTTLEGQKTTTSPYGRDPKTAGLPIKMCEVLAEIPSAIYIERVTLTTPANINKAKKAIFNAFKCQKEKKGFSLIEIIGTCNVGWGLSPKDAIEWCKNEMLSYFPIGIYKDVRGDR, encoded by the coding sequence ATGGGAGAAATAATATTTAAAAAAACTGAAGGTCTTACAGAAAAAGAAACACATTATTGTCCTGGATGTACCCATGGAATTGCTCATCGCCTTGTTGCAGAAGTTTTAGAAGAAATGAAAGAACTGGATAATTCTGTATGTGTATCATCAGTAGGATGTTCTGTATTAAGTTATGAATATTTTAATGTAGATGCAGTAGAAGCTGCTCATGGAAGAGCTCCAGCTGTTGCCACTGGTATTAAAAGATCTCTTAAAGATACAAATACTCTTGTTTTTACCTATCAAGGAGATGGAGATCTTGCAAGTATTGGTCTTGGTGAAACAATGAGTGCTGCTGTCAGAGGAGAAAATATTACTATAATTTTTATGAATAATGCTATTTACGGAATGACTGGTGGTCAAATGGCCCCTACTACTTTAGAAGGTCAAAAAACTACTACCTCTCCTTATGGCAGAGACCCAAAAACAGCTGGTTTGCCAATAAAAATGTGTGAAGTTTTAGCTGAAATTCCTTCAGCTATATATATAGAAAGGGTAACTCTTACAACTCCAGCAAATATTAATAAAGCAAAAAAAGCAATTTTTAATGCTTTTAAATGCCAAAAAGAAAAGAAAGGATTTTCTTTAATTGAGATTATAGGAACATGTAATGTAGGTTGGGGATTGTCTCCAAAAGATGCTATTGAATGGTGTAAAAATGAAATGCTTTCTTATTTTCCAATAGGTATTTATAAAGATGTAAGAGGTGATAGATAG
- a CDS encoding putative pyruvate synthase subunit PorC encodes MKKKIIFAGFGGQGVLTLGQIIALTQMNRGLNVTWIPSYGAEMRGGTANCSVVYSDEPIGSPIIKHDIDILVAMNEVSLHKFENEVISGGTIIIESSIIKNKTTSRKDVNVSYIPATDLATNLGNMKVLNTVMLGAFAKITNDFTKEEAFETLKEKLSGKENLFILNEKAINVGFEKAT; translated from the coding sequence ATGAAAAAAAAGATAATCTTTGCAGGTTTTGGAGGGCAGGGAGTTTTAACTCTAGGTCAAATAATAGCTCTCACACAGATGAATCGTGGTTTAAATGTAACATGGATTCCTTCATATGGAGCTGAAATGCGTGGAGGAACAGCAAATTGTTCTGTTGTTTATTCAGATGAACCAATTGGTTCTCCTATAATTAAACATGATATTGATATTCTTGTGGCTATGAATGAAGTCTCTTTACATAAATTTGAAAATGAAGTAATTTCTGGTGGAACAATAATAATTGAATCTTCAATAATAAAAAATAAAACTACTTCTCGAAAGGATGTAAATGTTTCATATATCCCTGCTACTGATCTGGCTACAAATTTGGGAAATATGAAGGTTTTAAATACTGTTATGTTGGGAGCTTTTGCCAAAATCACTAATGATTTTACTAAAGAAGAAGCTTTTGAAACATTAAAAGAAAAGCTCTCTGGAAAAGAAAATCTGTTTATTTTAAATGAAAAAGCAATAAATGTGGGATTTGAAAAAGCAACATAG
- a CDS encoding putative transcriptional repressor has translation MTLTERQKEIIDIVKKYQPITGKEIGERLYLTRSALRTDFSILTGMKILESKPKIGYSYIEKKDSEKVKDIMGPSITVDTNLSVYETILNIFSKDVGTIFITDHDSLVGVVSRKDLLKIAIGRTDIEKIPINIIMTRMPNIIYAEENESILESVKKLIKHQIDSLPVVRIEEKDGKKIYHTVGRLTKTNIAKLFMETLSKN, from the coding sequence TTGACACTAACCGAAAGACAAAAAGAAATCATAGATATTGTAAAAAAATATCAACCTATTACTGGAAAAGAAATTGGGGAAAGATTATATCTTACAAGATCAGCTTTAAGAACAGACTTCTCAATACTTACAGGAATGAAAATACTAGAATCTAAACCTAAAATTGGATACAGTTATATTGAAAAAAAAGATTCTGAAAAAGTAAAAGATATCATGGGACCTTCTATTACTGTAGACACTAATCTTTCAGTTTATGAAACTATACTTAATATATTCTCTAAAGATGTGGGAACTATTTTCATAACTGATCATGATTCATTAGTAGGAGTTGTTTCTAGAAAAGATCTCTTGAAAATAGCTATTGGAAGAACTGATATAGAAAAAATTCCAATAAACATTATAATGACTAGAATGCCTAACATAATCTACGCAGAAGAAAACGAATCAATTCTTGAAAGTGTAAAAAAACTTATTAAACACCAGATAGATTCACTGCCTGTAGTCAGAATTGAAGAAAAAGACGGTAAAAAAATTTATCATACTGTAGGACGCTTGACTAAAACTAATATAGCAAAATTATTCATGGAGACTTTATCTAAGAATTAA
- the yngG gene encoding hydroxymethylglutaryl-CoA lyase, translating to MNLPKKVQIVEVGPRDGFQNIKTFIETKHKLEIIDSLEKAGCDKIEITSFVNPKWIPQMIDSKEVCETCVKKKDQKYEIIVLCPNKKGIENAVSSGAKVISVVISVSEAHNKANVNRSVAESFNELEEMVYKYPYIKFRLDLATVFGCPFGEEIKPERVSELIERAKKLGINEIMLADTVGLGNPALVENILKQVKKQVGTDGIILHIHDTRGMGLANMLIALQLGFSIFETSIGGLGGCPFAPGAAGNVATEDFVNMLNGMGIAHNIHLEKLYNSLDLINQYVNVKINNSHMYSVYKSKCSL from the coding sequence ATGAATTTACCTAAAAAAGTTCAAATAGTTGAAGTGGGACCTCGAGATGGTTTCCAAAATATAAAAACTTTTATTGAAACTAAACATAAATTAGAAATAATAGACTCATTAGAAAAAGCTGGATGTGACAAAATAGAAATTACTTCATTTGTAAATCCCAAATGGATTCCTCAAATGATAGATTCCAAAGAAGTATGTGAAACTTGTGTTAAAAAAAAGGACCAAAAATATGAAATTATTGTTCTTTGTCCAAATAAAAAAGGAATTGAAAATGCTGTTTCTTCTGGAGCTAAAGTAATTTCAGTGGTGATCTCTGTTAGTGAAGCTCACAATAAAGCAAATGTTAATCGCAGTGTTGCAGAAAGTTTTAATGAACTGGAAGAAATGGTATATAAGTATCCCTATATAAAATTTCGTTTAGACCTTGCTACTGTTTTTGGCTGTCCTTTTGGTGAAGAAATAAAACCTGAAAGAGTTTCTGAGCTTATAGAAAGAGCAAAAAAATTAGGTATTAATGAAATTATGCTTGCTGACACTGTCGGTTTAGGAAATCCTGCATTAGTTGAAAACATATTAAAGCAAGTAAAAAAACAAGTAGGAACAGATGGTATTATTCTTCATATTCATGATACTCGTGGAATGGGATTAGCAAATATGCTTATTGCTTTACAGCTTGGATTTTCTATTTTTGAAACTTCCATTGGAGGATTAGGAGGATGTCCTTTTGCTCCTGGAGCAGCAGGAAATGTTGCAACAGAAGATTTTGTCAATATGTTAAATGGAATGGGAATCGCTCATAATATACATCTTGAAAAATTATATAATTCTTTAGATTTAATAAACCAATATGTTAATGTAAAAATAAATAATAGTCACATGTATTCTGTTTATAAATCTAAATGCTCATTATAA
- the yfcE gene encoding phosphodiesterase: MKLFVISDIHGSLYFLKKVIDIFEKEKYDKLLILGDELYHGPRNPLPKDYSPKEVIDILNRYKDKIIAVRGNCDSEVDQMVLNYPIMSDYNILFWNNKKIIMTHGHIFNKDNPPPMEDGDILLYGHFHIPAAEKMNGKIFLNPGSISLPKENFENSYGIFKDDYFIIKNLEEKIIKKLKL, from the coding sequence ATGAAATTATTTGTAATATCAGATATTCATGGATCTTTATATTTTTTAAAAAAAGTTATAGATATATTTGAAAAAGAAAAATATGATAAATTACTTATTCTTGGGGATGAACTCTATCATGGTCCTAGAAATCCTTTACCAAAGGACTATTCTCCTAAAGAAGTAATAGATATATTAAATAGATACAAAGATAAAATAATTGCTGTCAGAGGAAACTGTGATAGTGAAGTAGATCAAATGGTACTTAACTATCCTATCATGAGTGATTATAATATTTTATTTTGGAATAATAAAAAAATAATAATGACACATGGACACATTTTTAATAAAGACAATCCTCCACCTATGGAAGATGGAGATATACTTTTATACGGCCATTTTCATATTCCAGCAGCAGAAAAAATGAATGGAAAAATATTTTTAAATCCTGGCTCTATATCTTTGCCTAAAGAAAATTTTGAAAATAGTTATGGTATTTTTAAAGATGATTATTTTATTATAAAAAATCTTGAAGAAAAAATTATAAAAAAATTAAAATTATGA
- a CDS encoding putative PTS sugar transporter, translating to MLEYFNNKLITTIEGKHSKEEILQILVDLIRKNTDILDNETNFYDNILAREEIGSTGIGMGIALPHARCENIKKIVVAVGLLKESVDFHSLDGENVKLVVLVGAPKKSTKEYLALVSDLIRAFRNPKTRTAIFEAVDKQELIGILAELKK from the coding sequence ATGTTAGAGTACTTCAATAATAAACTAATAACTACAATAGAGGGGAAACATTCCAAAGAAGAAATCTTACAAATATTAGTAGATCTCATTAGAAAAAATACTGATATTTTAGATAATGAAACTAACTTTTATGATAATATTTTAGCTAGAGAGGAAATTGGGAGCACAGGGATAGGTATGGGAATAGCTTTACCTCATGCCAGATGCGAAAATATAAAAAAAATAGTAGTTGCGGTAGGACTTTTAAAAGAAAGTGTAGATTTTCATTCACTTGATGGAGAAAATGTAAAACTTGTAGTTTTAGTTGGAGCACCAAAAAAATCTACAAAAGAATATTTAGCCCTTGTTTCTGACTTAATCAGAGCTTTTAGAAACCCCAAAACTAGAACAGCTATTTTTGAAGCTGTTGATAAACAAGAACTTATTGGTATACTAGCGGAGTTAAAAAAGTGA
- the lpxK gene encoding tetraacyldisaccharide 4'-kinase: protein MRILSFIYYLITSFRNFLYDKGILPAKKVSGVEVICIGNITVGGTGKTPAVQYFTKKLQKMGRKVAVVSRGYRGKRKREPLLVSDGREIFATTRESGDEPFIHALNLKVPVIVSSNRYKGCLFAKKHFGVDTIVLDDGFQHRKLSRDRDIVLIDATNPFGWGELLPKGMLREDFKKAAKRASEFIITKSDLVSDREVERIKKYLRKKLEKEVSTAKHGVTSLCDLKGNPKPLFWIKGKRVLLFSGLANPLNFEKTVISLEPSYIERVDFMDHHNFKKRDIELIQKRADSMQASFIITTEKDLVKLPRDLNIENLFVLKIEFTVLEDNSLKDIGGKTDNE from the coding sequence ATGAGGATATTATCATTTATATATTATTTAATAACTTCTTTTAGAAACTTTCTCTATGACAAGGGAATACTTCCTGCCAAAAAAGTATCAGGTGTTGAGGTAATCTGTATAGGAAATATAACAGTTGGTGGAACAGGAAAAACTCCAGCAGTTCAATATTTTACTAAAAAACTTCAAAAAATGGGAAGAAAAGTAGCAGTAGTTTCCAGAGGATACAGAGGAAAAAGGAAAAGAGAACCTCTTTTAGTCAGTGATGGACGAGAGATATTTGCCACTACTAGAGAAAGTGGTGATGAACCATTCATTCATGCTCTCAATCTAAAAGTTCCTGTTATTGTAAGTTCTAATAGATATAAAGGATGTCTATTTGCTAAAAAACATTTTGGAGTTGATACAATAGTTCTTGATGACGGATTTCAGCATAGAAAACTTTCAAGAGACAGAGATATTGTACTCATAGATGCAACAAATCCTTTTGGATGGGGAGAGCTGCTTCCTAAAGGAATGTTGAGAGAAGATTTCAAAAAGGCAGCTAAAAGAGCCAGTGAATTTATAATAACTAAGTCTGATCTTGTCAGTGACAGAGAAGTAGAAAGAATCAAAAAATACTTAAGAAAAAAATTAGAAAAAGAGGTTTCGACAGCTAAGCATGGAGTAACCTCACTTTGTGATTTAAAAGGAAATCCTAAACCTCTTTTCTGGATAAAAGGAAAAAGAGTTCTTTTATTTTCAGGTTTAGCCAATCCACTAAATTTTGAAAAAACAGTTATCTCATTGGAACCTTCTTACATAGAAAGAGTTGATTTTATGGACCATCATAATTTCAAAAAAAGAGATATTGAACTTATTCAAAAGAGAGCAGATAGTATGCAGGCATCTTTTATCATAACAACTGAAAAAGATCTTGTAAAATTGCCTAGAGATTTGAATATTGAAAATCTTTTTGTATTAAAAATAGAATTTACAGTTTTAGAAGACAACAGCCTAAAAGATATTGGAGGAAAAACAGATAATGAGTAG